One window from the genome of Nicotiana tomentosiformis chromosome 5, ASM39032v3, whole genome shotgun sequence encodes:
- the LOC138892954 gene encoding uncharacterized protein, with translation MHEAWLVIDDFNNVLSVNDRLNGKPVQQAELVDFQECIKYIGLGQLNRKGCQWSWYNKRDAESRIYNNIDWAFRNASWLTHYSSLEAVFELPGVSDHFPIIINTDVAKNYLPKPFRLYNVMLNHKELEGAVHEVWNQQVHGHTMHSIWLKLQRLKDKTKHMNKEMSSLDKKIGQLREQLQNTQGELDEDPFNIQLITNENELLL, from the coding sequence ATGCACGAGGCTTGGCTAGTTATAGATGATTTCAATAATGTTTTGTCTGTTAATGATCGACTCAATGGGAAACCTGTGCAACAAGCTGAACTTGTGGATTTTCAAGAATGCATAAAATATATTGGACTAGGGCAATTGAATAGGAAAGGGTGTCAATGGTCATGGTATAATAAAAGGGATGCAGAGAGTAGAATATACAACAATATTGACTGGGCATTTAGGAATGCTTCTTGGCTTACTCATTATAGTAGCCTAGAGGCAGTTTTTGAATTGCCAGGAGTTTCTGACCATTTCCCTATTATTATTAACACTGATGTAGCCAAAAATTACCTGCCAAAGCCATTTAGACTATATAATGTGATGTTGAATCATAAGGAGCTTGAAGGGGCTGTTCATGAGGTGTGGAATCAACAAGTACATGGACATACTATGCACTCAATCTGGCTGAAGTTACAGAGGTTGAAAGATAAGACAAAACACATGAATAAGGAGATGTCTTCACTGGACAAAAAGATTGGCCAACTCAGGGAGCAACTGCAGAATACTCAAGGAGAGCTTGATGAAGATCCATTCAACATTCAGCTAATAACCAATGAAAATGAGTTGCTACTGTAG